The Halichondria panicea chromosome 10, odHalPani1.1, whole genome shotgun sequence region AGAATGGCAGTGGAAGTGGGGAACAGATTACTGCCTGCTTTCAACACCACTACAGGTCTCCCCTATCCAAAGGTGACTGCTCTGTACTCTGAAAAATACCCAACAGAAAATGCAGTTTCAAATTTTATACCAAATTTGAAACTGGTCTTAGTCCTAAATGTACAGTATGTCATGTGGATAATACAACCTGTACATATGTAGAAAGTGCTTTATTATAGGCaaatctctgttgcaagtgcactgcaatccactgtactgtGCAAAATTGCCAACAGAAAATACAGTCCATTCTGTACTAAAATAGAAACTGGTAGATAATACAACCGTTACATGTGCTGTATTATATTGTGCCTCTCCTCAGATCAACCTTCGCCACGGTATGGGCTACCCGAACATGGAGAAGACAACGTGCACGGCATGTGCTGGGTCCATGATCCTTGAGTTTGCTGCCCTCAGTAGACTAACAGGTgcagtgattgtgtgtgtgtgtgcgtgtgcgtgcgtgcgtgcgtgcgtgcgttgtgtgtgtgtgtacattaccaaatgcattttgtagctctaagAGTTGTCTAGGCTTAGATTGTTAGTTACATTTGAGCCTAAGAAATGATAAATACATTGTGTAATGGTcaagctctctctctctcccatCAGTTGATCCTCAGTTTGAGGTGAAACCCCACCAAGCAATGGAGGGAATCTGGCGTAGTAGACACCGAGGGCACAATCTGGTTGGCTCAGTCATCAACGTACACAGTGCTGAGTGGACGAGAGTGGATAGCggtgtgggggcggggattGACTCATACTACGAGTACTGTCTCAAGTCTTACATCCTGTTGGGGGACAGGAAGTATCTGCAGAGGTTTGGGAAGGTGAGCGAGGGGTTATTGAAACACTTGGTGCTTATACTGTTAGAGTTAAAATTGTGAGGTAAAGGAGTTAACGGAAactgtgtatacagtacagagctttaatatgtacatgcaaggtcagcaacttcattttctttctttaccccctcccctacagcaTTATGATGCCATCAAGAGATACATCACGAATGGGCCCATGCTAGTGGAGGTGAGCATGAATTCACCTCATCGAATGACTAGATCTTTCATGGACTCACTTCTGGCGTTCTGGCCTGGTctacaggtacacacacacacgcacgcacgcacacacacacacacacacacacacacacacacacacacacacacacacacacacacacatgcactgactaAGAGAAACCACTAGCTCCCTTTAGGGGCCGTAACTTGTGTCCATATTAGAATttatttgtagctctttgataaagGTAGTACAAGATGGTAGGCTAAGATCAACAATTGTTTTTCGTGCCGTAGTTTTCTGTTTTGCCTTAATATCTCTGAACCTCTCTAGAACGGTTTGACATAGAAAAGTACTGCTTAGAGGCCGTCCGTCTATTGTAGTCTGCAGTATACAtttttgtatatactgtacttacCTAACCTTCATGTTTAAAATGACGGggtttgttgtacatgtatctatctCCAGGTTCTGTGGGGTGATGTAGACACAGCTATCCACATTCACGACATGCTTTATCATGTGATGGAGAGACACAACTTCCTACCCGAGGCATTCACTCATGACTTCAGGGTCCACTGGGGAAACCACCCTCTCAGGCCTGAGTTCATTGAGAGCACTTACTTCCTCTACAAGGTACAccgtcatgtgtgtgtggggtgtgtgggtgtttgtgtgtggggaggatgggagtgggtgtgtgcgtgtggggtgggtgggggtccacggaattcaagttatggcagctgaaaagaataattaaattgaggggggggggtgttgcagttaatttcaacagctattaactttagtaccgttgatcgaatctccaaaattttgtgattttcggaaagcttagaaaatttcctttcaaatgatatatttcaatccaaaaatttgtcggggccataatttgtcatttttcggccttggaccatgggctattattcatggaaTCGCCAAATTCGCAAATATTTTTATCGTTCAAATAAGAATTTTGATGATGCTATTTGAAAGGtgtgtttctaagctttcagaaaataatattatcgtTCAAATTGGAttcacggaattcaagttatggcagctgaaaagaataattaaattgaggggggggggagagttgCAGTTAATTTCAACAGCTATTAACTTTACTACCGTTGATCGAATCTCCAAACATTTGTGATttcggaaagcttagaaaatttcctttcaaatgatatatttcaatccaaaatttcgtcggggccataatttgtcatttttcggccttggaccatgggctattattcatggaaTCGCCAAATTCGCAAATATTTTTATCGTTCAAATAAGAATTTTGATGATGCTATTTGAAAGGtgtgtttctaagctttcagaaaataaattggatccacggaattcaagttatggcagctgataAATTGGGGAGAGTTGcagttaattttaatttgggggtgggtgtgtgtgtgtggggtgtgtgggggtgggtgtatgtatgtgtggggggtgggggtgtgtgtgtgtggggggggggtgggggtgtgtgtttaCTCTATGcattagctgtacatgtatatatcattTTCTGTTGTTTCGAAGAAAGCATCTCAGTAATTGGAATATTTCTGTAAGTACTGTAATCAACCCCTAGCGTGTGATGCTACTGCTCTACTCTACTCTCTGTATTATTTTGATGGCTAAGTAGTTAATGAACGATTATGTTGTGTTGCTACTGCAGGAGACTGGAGATCCATACTACCTGGACGTGGGTCGATCAGTGGTGAACAACTTGAACAAGTACGCCAAAGTGAGGTGTGGCTTCGCTGCCACCAAGGACCTCAGGACCAACGTTCACGAGGACAGGTGAGTCAGGGGAACcatgtgtctgtgtatgtacTAATAGTTAGAATTTAGTTCCCCATGTAGATCTCGCAAAAACCTATATCagtacttgtatgacatcactatCCTTACCAGAATGCAAAGGTTAGATCGTAAAGTCTTAATAAACTCATTCACAAAGGGTTTAATATTCTAGTAGTACGATATCATTTCATTGGCAATCTTCGATACTGTATAGAATGGACTCCTTCGTACTGGGGCTGAGACGTTCAAGTATCTGTTCTTGTTGTTTGCTGACGAGGGGGACAGTCCCTTGAACATGGATGACTTTGTGTTCACGACTGAGGCCCACCTCTTCCCCCTCTCCCTCGCCAGCGCTAACACCACCCTCAATAGAGTCGTCCAAGAGGCAGTGAGTGGgtacaatacatacacagtGTAGCGGCTATGCTACAAAACTACAATTGTAATACCTTGAGATTGAGGGGTAAGGCAGCTCTTTTATAGAGAGTACCTTCTTTTGAATGAGATTATTGTAGCCTggctgtgtgagtgtgtcatgtgatgttctCTCTCTGTGTAGTTGCTGGTGAAGAACACAGACCTGGTGAATATGAGCACTGTCACTGTTACCACTAGCGGACCAGACTCTTCCGtgaaggcagcaaagaacaaaCCAGTCGCTGACAGCTTCACTAAAGGTTCACTGAAACACACACTAgacaccatgtacagtagtagccAATAATCCTGTCTAGTCAGCACAGTTGtagttgtatataattatacacaccctcacacccacacacacacaccacacaccccctcacacccacacgcccccacacacacacaccacacaccatgaATTACCATGAAGTAAGTAGCTACTGTATTTGTCTGGAGATGGTTTCCAAACTTCTACACCTCCATCACtaaccctccccccccctacacacacacacacagcccacAGCCGTCTCCTGTTCACTGACGAGAGTGTCCTCCCTCACGAGGTGGGtaaaggagaggctgctgtCAAATGGTATAAGAGACAAAGCAAGgcaaactccacccactcaatcaGCGGTGGATTATAACGAGCAGGGGCCCACTCATGATGTGTGTAGTTCATGGTTCATCGAGCCAGTACAGTGGATGGAAAGCTCTCTACTGGGCAAAGTGGAGGGGAAGGTGAGGCTGCTACTTGTGCATTAGCTATAATAGATACGTATCTTAAAAGCCTGTAATTTTGTGTtctgattgtccaatttcaaactaCATTCaagagctctcagaattacctttccaatggtgtgcttaaatacatgtactattttgTGATAAGTTAAAATCCAATTTTAACAAAGACTATAGCCTTGCGTTATTTTCTAGAATTCAACTGTTTAGCTCGTAGAATTTGCTATAtattcttcataattatacacacacacacaaacacacacacacacacacacacacacacacacatgtggcAGATTCTGTGTCTTTAGTGCTCGGCTCGTGTGGGGTCATTCAACTGGTCAGGTGATCAGTGCTCGTGTGGGCAGTGGGTCACGCCCTCCTTCCAGATACACAAGGCACGAATAGACGAAACCAGCAGAACACTCACTAGGAGAAAAGTGGACAAAACTGTATAGCTAGCAAATTACTGAATTATTGTCCAAATTCAAACATAAATTTTTTCAATCATTTGAAGGTTTATTGCTTGAACAATAAATGATGTCATACTAATTCAATGTaccatgtactgcatgtacaaataatagcataaccctttccttgccattcgtgaaatctggaacaggagcgtctttaggtcgatcaattagtgtggatccggcctcaccacgcctccatgtcattctattagtctagatccggctagcaattctagctgggactcccagttctagctccttttgtttagcgtgtcagagactgggagaagatgattggcactccctggctcctttggatgtacagctgtccagatccctagaacataccctccattctgacgagttatcagtgcatagggtgcttactagattcttgccagccagtacagttcaagctacacacagcaccgctcaactattctctaccccattatctagctaaatctggtccaactagacagcagacacagctagttaattcagtaaagccaggggtagccctacttctacggttgttcagtacccacggtaacaattcctctgggctgggctaactagttgagccacgcctcccaattctcaaggctaggtacatgtctctgtctagctgcttcttcagcttcttgctcagttttgtggcttagagaaaggccagctactcagggggaagagtccagatgaaagtctggcagccaggtgacgtccaaacggtcagttattctttccaccaactttttaattaatctagtctagtcctgcttgcactgctactactactactgctactcttcctactactaactgctgctactcttcctagctagtcaaaggtttccttttttttttacatatgcacaaagagacatcaaagcttacatcaaaggacacagatttttagcctacttgactgataaggccgttacctagactacagtttgtttgtcagggaggagctcacatacaacttcatctaattcatcataacgattccttacccattgttgtaatttctacaacagattgccaaggaaagagataagaagcgtcaattattattcactgcaaattcaaaattaattttttctatCATTAATTTGATAGATTATTGATTGGAGAATATGAATGATACCAcacagtactgcatgtacatagcataaattatattagCAACTAATAAACAAATGGTCATAACAATTTGTCTGTTGTTTGGATAGTCCTCAAACTTGTGTCTATAGCAAACGTGAGTCTGCTTGGCAGTGACAGCCGCCGTACTGTGGCTTGTTCTTGGCTGCTCTGAGTTGTGCAAGGATGACGTGACATCGGTACTGATGTGTGTAGGCCCAGAGGAACAACAGAGTGGCTACAATCAGGCCAGCAAGAGGTGAGTCTGCAATGAAACATTCATCAAGGCTGACATTCAAATAGAGACTCCTAAACAAGAATTaacaacccacacacaagtCAACAATTACACAgtagtaccaagggcgtataaaagaagagagggcatgcaactcctatatgagcagagttcaaacgtaggcggatgaatgtgcatgacagtgcatgaaatgctaaaaataaaaatttctatttttagcacttcatgcaaatgcacacattcctccgcccacgtttgaactctgctagctacgtgtactgatagtggagttgcatgccctctcttcttttatacgcccttggtagtaCACTTACAATTAATACTTAATCAAGGTATGTACAATTACTAGACTGAATACCGTACAGaggtgggtaattttcgtggggcaaaatatttgtggtgttCGTGGTTGGACCTCtaaccacgaatgaagcgactttGCCTATCGTTACctgctccaaccacgaaaatattacccacgaaatgtctcaatattgctgaacaacaaatattttgtcccccgaaaaatacccgctatacggtatgactATACCTGAATTCAAATGCAGCAGTGCTGTTGGTCTCAATAGAGGTAGTCGTGTGTGCAGTAGACAGTGGCTGGTGTAGTAGAGGAATACAGAGTAGTtccacaccaccccccacacgtaGAAGTGGGTGAACCACCTGCAGAGGGGAATAAAGACCTCCTTAGACTGGGACAATGCTATTACAACCACTACAAGTCAGGACAGTCTCAGCTAGGGAGCTCGCTATTGTAAATCACAATCCAGTACTTAGCTAGGTGTTACAAGCTAGACTTGTAGGGGGTTCTCGTTACAAGAGGTAGActgatacactgtatatattgaCCCTGACTGACCTCCTTGAGTCTTGGGCACACTAGGGATCATCCAGCTCCAGCCACTCTCACTCCTCAGCTTACCATACTCGTACACATCTCTGGTGAAACTTGGCAGATATTGTCTCCAATAGACAAGAGCATGAACTAGCAGTCCAGAACCAATCCACAGTAGCCAGGAGATGCTCACATGCTGCATTAGCTGATCAGCCATTAGCCTCTGGCACGAGAGTGGTCGACCAGCTTCCCCACTTTGTCACTGAGatctgcacgtgtgtgtgtgtgtgtgtgtgggggggggggaagtgagtgggtgtgagagAAAGGACATTCTGTACTATATATGACAGTGGTAGCAACAGTGAATTgaaacagtacacacacaggaaaCTGCAAGTGCTGGTGTTGCCcagctgtgcatgtacaatgctgacacaggaaaaaagcatgaccttataaTTAAGTCTACAAAATATGGATGACAGATATAAATACGTACCAAACTCAATGAAGTGGTACGGTCGACTGGCCTTGTGTACATCGTTGCCATGTTGCTCACTGAAGTCTTTGTGTAGATTCTCGAGGTAGTTAAAGGCCAGCTTGGCAGGATAGGTGGGGTCACACAGGGGGAGGTAGCATATCCCCTCCTCAAGGAtgtagctgtgtggggggtccaTGTTAGTGTGTATGCTTCAAGCTCAAAGTCATCGCCCCTCATCCAACATTAAACTGGAGTATAATATCACCAACAAGTTCCAACTATtcttagactacatgtacactggtaGTTCCTTGTTAGACAATCACTATAGAGGGACCTATGTATAACACACACCACTTACAATGTGTATGGTACAGTTAAGCAAATGCTCACAAACAAAAGGCCATCCATTGCATCAGTTTATACCATGACAGAGCACCAATCATCATACACACCACGAGGCAATAATGACATTCACAGGAGAGTGCTTACTGGAACACCATACGACCCGGGTCACACTCGATTGAGCATCGAGGGGGGCTGACTGACGACAGCTTGCGGAATATCTGCTTGGCCTTGGGTTGGTATTCAGCATAATCCCGGCCAGACTGCAGAGGGAGAATGCAACAATTCAGTTAATTCAAGCTGTTAAAGAtagcacacactacacacgtATTATTCTAGCAAGCTTCTCTTTATATGTCTACAGAATCATGACTTGACAACTATTCATGTCACTGAgctgcatacagtacagtgtcctGATGGGACCAATGcagactgtactgtattatCTACTGTAGCTCCTCTACCTCTTCATTGACAATGGATGCAGACAGAGGTAGTCCATCACTGGCTCTGGCAATTAGTGTCAGGTGGGCCATTGTTCCTGAGCTCTTCTTTCTTCAGTGCTTCTTCTTCTGATATGTACTTGCTTTATGTATGTTCTGTGCTCTATttggaacaataattatgtgtccttTGAACCCTTTCTTTATTGaacaatgtgtgggtgttgctacaagcccctccccctcatgCCTCTAGTCACCCACAAAGAAATATAAGGGGCGTTCCAGACTAGACTagacgtacgtacgtaccttctCTTGAAATGGCTGAATCTACAACACTGAATGCTGCTAGTTCCCCACAGTTGATGGAGGATGGACTGACTGATTCTGATAGGGTATGATATTCACATGATAGATAGATACTCAATGATCAGTGCATTCTCCTAGTGCCTAGATGTACTTGTTGACCACCCATAAACACACTTGgcatcattcattcatcaAAGTATAGTGCCTACACTCTACCCTGTCAGTGTGAGGTGTTTTATCTCATGTTGTTGTTCTCTCCACATGTACCACTCTCTCTGGATGGACAACAGTATTGGATTAAGGTACGTTGTGTGCAATCACATTCTACCAAGCTGACATGCTTGTGCTCTGAGCACTTGTTGTTAGGAGGTAGACAGTGTAAAGAAGAGCACATACGGATAACTGAATGTGATACTATTCCTTAATTGAGacaagtagatctactcgtagtatagcctccttcaccggccttcatagaaaagaaggcctgctatc contains the following coding sequences:
- the LOC135342227 gene encoding vesicle-trafficking protein SEC22b-like; its protein translation is MAHLTLIARASDGLPLSASIVNEESGRDYAEYQPKAKQIFRKLSSVSPPRCSIECDPGRMVFHYILEEGICYLPLCDPTYPAKLAFNYLENLHKDFSEQHGNDVHKASRPYHFIEFDLSDKVGKLVDHSRARG